The Devosia sp. A16 genome includes a window with the following:
- the putA gene encoding bifunctional proline dehydrogenase/L-glutamate gamma-semialdehyde dehydrogenase PutA, which produces MGDLNELRGRIRAAILADEAETIARLTADAALTQDDRAAIGQRALKLVEKVRAAQSSGMLEAFLAEYSLSTDEGIALMCLAEALLRVPDNRTIDDLIEDKIAPSRWAEHLDRANSALVNVSTLALTLTGSVLREGGAGIAGTIKNFVQRIGEPVIRSAVMQAMKILGSQFVLGRDIEEATRIAKKAERDGFTYSYDMLGEAARTEADAKRYRAAYAEAIAVLATRSTAGSVRDNPGVSVKLSALHPRYEFMKRERVMGELVERTLALAMMARGANMGFNIDAEEADRLDLSLDVIAAVLADERLSGWDGFGVVVQAYGQRASHVIDWLEALAEQLDRRIMVRLVKGAYWDSEIKRAQVLGLSGFPVFTRKPATDVSYIANAKRLLSKTGRIYPQFATHNAHTVAAVLELAQRLGVGNDAFEFQRLHGMGERLHEIIHDEQQTRTRIYAPVGRHADLLAYLVRRLLENGANGSFVNMIADRDVPAAAVVQDPFEAVASAVAKVRAPAELFAPHRRNSRGHDLTDPLAVNYLLADRDRFRPSEKRWHAVPASLVAGSQGETFTIVSPATGEPVGEAIGAGPETLELAIATARDAAPSWAARPVAERALLLRQVADLYEDNAAEFFALCAREAGKTLNDAVSEVREAVDFLRYYAAEAEASEPRQPLGVFVCISPWNFPLAIFTGQIAAALVAGNTVLAKPAETTPLIAALAVRLMVQAGIPEDVVQLVPGSGAVVGSALTSDPRIDGVCFTGSLATAKAIDVKMADHLAAGAALIAETGGLNAMIVDSTALPEQAVRDILASAFQSAGQRCSALRILYVQEDAAERTLEMLYGAMDELKLGDPWDLSVDIGPVIDQKAKAKMDAYIADFAARDAVLHQLAAPEQGTFVPPTVLKVSGIAEMKEEIFGPVLHVATFKAEELDAVVAAINASGYGLTFGLHTRIDGRVEELSDRIRAGNIYVNRNQIGAVVGSQPFGGEGLSGTGPKAGGPNYLKRFWRPAEAFEPSTGVNPLSGLSIGFAIAAVDQVKIGIERVGIEPAQELLPGPTGESNTLYTWPRGVVLCLGPDTQSALQQATLALEQGNGVLVVAPGASKIAEALGANGEPIGGLDKKLSPAAIEAGLNVDAIMHFGTDADLRPWRQALSRREGTIIPLITRPSDAERLITERHVCIDTTASGGNAELLAGL; this is translated from the coding sequence ATGGGCGATCTCAACGAACTCCGCGGCCGCATCCGGGCCGCCATTCTGGCCGACGAGGCTGAGACCATCGCGCGGCTCACCGCCGACGCGGCACTCACGCAGGACGACCGCGCCGCCATCGGGCAGCGGGCGCTGAAGCTGGTGGAAAAGGTGCGGGCGGCGCAGTCGAGCGGCATGCTCGAAGCCTTCCTCGCCGAGTATTCGCTGTCGACCGACGAGGGCATCGCGCTGATGTGCCTCGCCGAGGCACTGCTGCGGGTGCCCGACAACCGCACCATCGACGACTTGATCGAAGACAAGATCGCGCCGTCGCGCTGGGCCGAGCATCTCGACCGCGCCAATTCGGCGCTGGTCAACGTCTCGACCCTGGCGCTGACGCTCACCGGTTCGGTGCTGCGCGAGGGTGGGGCGGGGATCGCCGGCACCATCAAGAATTTCGTGCAGCGCATCGGCGAGCCGGTGATCCGCTCCGCCGTGATGCAGGCGATGAAGATCCTGGGGTCGCAGTTCGTGCTCGGCCGCGACATCGAAGAGGCGACCCGCATCGCCAAGAAGGCCGAGCGCGACGGCTTCACCTATTCCTACGACATGCTGGGCGAGGCGGCCCGCACCGAGGCCGACGCCAAGCGCTATCGCGCCGCCTATGCCGAGGCCATCGCGGTGCTCGCCACCCGTTCGACCGCCGGTTCGGTGCGCGACAACCCGGGCGTCTCGGTCAAACTTTCGGCGCTGCATCCACGCTACGAGTTCATGAAGCGCGAGCGGGTGATGGGCGAGCTGGTGGAGCGAACGCTCGCCCTCGCCATGATGGCGCGCGGCGCCAATATGGGCTTCAACATCGATGCCGAGGAGGCCGACCGGCTCGACCTCAGCCTCGACGTCATCGCCGCAGTGCTGGCCGACGAGCGGCTCAGTGGTTGGGACGGTTTCGGCGTCGTGGTGCAGGCCTATGGGCAGCGCGCCAGCCATGTCATCGACTGGCTCGAGGCCCTGGCCGAGCAACTCGACCGGCGCATCATGGTGCGGCTGGTGAAGGGCGCCTATTGGGACAGCGAGATCAAGCGCGCCCAGGTGCTGGGGCTCTCAGGTTTCCCGGTGTTCACCAGGAAGCCCGCGACAGATGTCAGCTACATCGCCAACGCCAAGCGGCTGTTGTCGAAGACCGGGCGGATTTACCCGCAGTTCGCCACCCACAATGCGCACACCGTTGCGGCGGTGCTGGAGCTGGCGCAGCGGCTGGGGGTCGGCAACGACGCCTTCGAGTTCCAGCGCCTGCATGGCATGGGCGAGCGGCTGCACGAAATCATCCACGACGAGCAGCAGACCCGCACCCGCATTTATGCGCCGGTGGGACGGCATGCCGATCTCCTGGCTTACCTGGTGCGGCGCCTGCTCGAGAACGGCGCCAACGGCTCGTTCGTCAACATGATCGCCGATCGCGACGTCCCGGCTGCCGCGGTGGTGCAGGATCCATTCGAGGCGGTGGCCAGCGCCGTCGCCAAGGTGCGGGCGCCGGCAGAGCTGTTCGCGCCGCACCGTCGCAACTCGCGCGGCCATGATCTCACTGACCCGCTGGCGGTCAACTACCTGCTCGCCGACCGCGACCGCTTCCGGCCGAGCGAAAAGCGCTGGCACGCCGTGCCGGCCTCGCTGGTGGCCGGCAGCCAGGGCGAGACCTTCACCATTGTGAGCCCTGCCACCGGTGAGCCGGTGGGTGAGGCGATCGGAGCCGGGCCGGAGACGCTGGAACTGGCCATCGCCACGGCGCGCGACGCGGCGCCAAGCTGGGCGGCGCGGCCGGTGGCCGAGCGGGCGCTGCTGCTTCGGCAGGTGGCCGATCTCTACGAGGACAATGCGGCCGAGTTCTTCGCGCTCTGCGCCCGCGAGGCGGGCAAGACGCTCAACGATGCAGTGAGCGAAGTGCGCGAAGCGGTGGATTTCCTTCGCTATTACGCCGCCGAGGCGGAAGCGAGCGAACCGCGCCAGCCGCTCGGAGTGTTCGTCTGCATCTCGCCGTGGAATTTCCCGCTCGCCATCTTCACCGGCCAGATCGCCGCGGCGCTGGTGGCCGGCAATACCGTCCTCGCCAAGCCGGCCGAGACCACGCCGCTGATCGCGGCGCTGGCGGTGCGGCTGATGGTGCAGGCCGGCATTCCCGAGGACGTGGTGCAACTGGTGCCGGGTTCCGGCGCGGTGGTGGGCAGCGCGCTCACCTCCGATCCGCGCATCGACGGGGTGTGCTTTACCGGCTCGCTCGCCACCGCCAAGGCGATCGACGTCAAGATGGCCGACCACCTCGCCGCCGGCGCGGCGCTGATTGCCGAGACGGGCGGGCTCAACGCCATGATCGTCGACTCCACCGCTCTGCCCGAGCAGGCGGTGCGCGACATCCTCGCTTCCGCCTTCCAGTCGGCGGGGCAGCGCTGCTCGGCGCTGCGCATCCTCTATGTGCAGGAAGACGCTGCAGAGCGGACGCTCGAAATGCTCTATGGCGCCATGGACGAGCTGAAGCTCGGCGACCCCTGGGATCTTTCGGTCGATATCGGCCCGGTGATCGACCAGAAGGCAAAGGCGAAAATGGACGCCTATATCGCCGACTTCGCCGCCCGCGACGCGGTGCTGCACCAGCTCGCGGCGCCGGAGCAGGGGACGTTCGTTCCGCCGACGGTGCTGAAGGTCTCGGGCATTGCCGAGATGAAGGAAGAGATTTTCGGGCCGGTGCTGCATGTTGCGACCTTCAAGGCCGAGGAACTCGACGCGGTGGTCGCCGCCATCAACGCCTCGGGCTACGGGCTGACCTTCGGGCTCCATACCCGCATCGACGGGCGGGTCGAGGAGCTCTCCGACCGGATCCGGGCCGGCAATATCTATGTCAACCGCAACCAGATCGGAGCGGTGGTCGGCTCACAGCCGTTCGGCGGCGAGGGGCTTTCCGGCACCGGCCCCAAGGCGGGCGGGCCGAATTACCTGAAGCGCTTCTGGCGCCCGGCCGAGGCGTTCGAACCCTCGACCGGGGTCAACCCGCTCTCCGGCCTCTCGATCGGCTTTGCCATCGCGGCGGTCGACCAGGTGAAGATCGGCATCGAGCGGGTGGGGATCGAGCCGGCGCAGGAACTGTTGCCCGGCCCGACCGGCGAATCCAACACGCTCTACACCTGGCCGCGCGGCGTGGTGCTCTGCCTCGGCCCCGATACCCAAAGCGCCCTGCAGCAGGCGACGCTGGCGCTCGAGCAGGGCAATGGCGTGCTGGTGGTCGCCCCCGGGGCCAGCAAGATCGCCGAGGCGCTGGGCGCCAACGGCGAACCGATCGGCGGGCTGGACAAGAAGCTCAGCCCCGCCGCGATCGAAGCCGGGCTCAACGTCGACGCCATCATGCATTTCGGCACCGACGCGGATTTGAGGCCGTGGCGGCAGGCGCTGAGCCGGCGCGAGGGGACGATTATCCCGCTGATCACCCGGCCGAGCGATGCAGAACGGCTGATCACCGAGCGGCACGTGTGCATCGACACGACGGCGAGTGGCGGCAATGCGGAGTTGTTGGCGGGGCTGTAA
- a CDS encoding dihydrofolate reductase family protein, which yields MAKLVFGMNQSLDGYVDYMKFAPSPVLFRHFIEQARNNAASLYGRKLYEIMRYWDEEQDDWGPEERDFAAAWRDTPKFVVSKTLNSVGPNATLLAGDLETAVRRLKAEHDGEIEAGGPVLAKSLTELGLIDEYRIYLHPVVLGSGDPFFAGPRPPLRLKGSERVDGDVLLLSYVPA from the coding sequence ATGGCCAAGCTCGTATTTGGAATGAACCAGTCGCTCGACGGCTATGTCGACTACATGAAATTCGCCCCGAGCCCGGTACTGTTCCGGCACTTCATCGAGCAGGCCCGCAACAATGCCGCGAGCCTCTACGGTCGCAAGCTCTACGAGATCATGCGCTACTGGGACGAAGAGCAGGACGACTGGGGCCCCGAGGAACGCGACTTCGCCGCCGCCTGGCGCGATACCCCCAAATTCGTCGTTTCGAAAACCCTGAACTCGGTCGGCCCCAACGCCACTCTGCTGGCCGGCGATCTCGAAACCGCGGTGCGCCGGCTCAAGGCCGAGCATGACGGCGAGATCGAAGCCGGCGGGCCGGTGCTGGCGAAAAGCCTCACCGAGCTGGGGTTGATCGACGAATATCGCATCTACCTCCACCCGGTGGTGCTGGGTTCGGGCGACCCGTTCTTCGCCGGCCCCCGCCCGCCGCTGAGGCTCAAGGGCAGCGAACGGGTGGACGGCGACGTGCTGTTGCTGAGCTACGTCCCCGCGTGA
- a CDS encoding aldo/keto reductase, with amino-acid sequence MTALPDHTLNDGTTLPAVGLGTYALRGIAGAEGMAEALREGYRLLDSAVNYENEGAVGKAVRMSGVPREQIRVTSKLPGRHHKKPNVTWAIEESLLRSGLDYLDLYLIHWPNPSQQLFVEAWEGMIEARERGLVRSIGVSNFLPEHLDQLIEKTGVAPSVNQIELHPYFNQPEQRAADKARGILTEAWTPIGKGTGLLAEPAVAAAANKHGRTPAQVVLRWHLQLGVLPIPKSATPSRRRENLELAGFQLDDADMAAINAFSRPDGRLFDGDPRTHEEF; translated from the coding sequence ATGACCGCATTGCCCGACCACACCCTCAACGATGGCACCACGCTTCCGGCTGTGGGACTCGGGACCTATGCGTTGCGCGGCATTGCCGGGGCCGAGGGTATGGCCGAGGCGCTGCGCGAAGGCTATCGGCTGCTCGATTCCGCGGTGAACTACGAGAACGAGGGGGCGGTCGGCAAAGCGGTACGCATGTCCGGGGTGCCGCGCGAACAGATCCGCGTCACCTCCAAGCTCCCTGGCCGGCACCACAAGAAGCCGAACGTCACCTGGGCGATCGAGGAATCGCTGCTGCGTTCCGGGCTCGACTATCTCGATCTCTACCTGATCCACTGGCCCAATCCGAGCCAGCAGCTGTTCGTCGAGGCCTGGGAGGGAATGATCGAGGCGCGCGAGCGCGGACTGGTGCGTTCGATCGGTGTGTCGAACTTCCTGCCCGAGCATCTCGACCAGTTGATCGAAAAGACCGGCGTGGCGCCCAGCGTCAACCAGATCGAGCTCCACCCCTATTTCAATCAGCCCGAGCAGCGCGCCGCCGACAAGGCGCGCGGCATCCTCACCGAGGCGTGGACGCCGATCGGCAAGGGCACGGGACTACTGGCCGAACCGGCGGTGGCCGCTGCCGCCAACAAGCACGGCCGCACCCCGGCTCAAGTGGTGCTGCGCTGGCACCTGCAACTGGGAGTGCTGCCGATCCCCAAATCGGCCACGCCGTCGCGCCGCCGCGAGAACCTCGAGCTGGCAGGCTTTCAGCTGGACGACGCCGACATGGCGGCGATCAACGCGTTCAGCCGGCCTGACGGCCGGCTGTTCGACGGCGACCCGCGCACGCATGAAGAGTTCTGA
- a CDS encoding ABC transporter ATP-binding protein, producing the protein MTEATLNTEDDSEDRNRRPPRAVVGSSLDREEEVFGKAYDPKIVRRIWAFVKPYRNQIYLSVAAVLVFTLTSLAFPLVIRYAIDNGMAQGGGGRVVLLWCIAGFAGLILINFVASWIQETVVGKAAENVLFDMRRAMFAHLQHVSLSWMDKTEVGRLMSRLMGDVNSMQEFLETSVLSVGDIVLLFGIVGVLLWLDPMLGLITMATMPILFIVRLFWLPPAKVSFMAAHHTNSSANGALAEGINGVRTVQSLDRQQVNFDLYEEKARANLKAHLRAAKFAQVMVPIVDTLTGISMASVIVVGGQMVLGRELDVGVMVAFLFYIQRFFDPIRSLTMQYSVFQRAMSSGTRIVEVLDVPVNIEDKPDAFPLTAGMDGSVEFKDVTFGYRKGLPVLKNVSFRVNPGETVAIVGPTGSGKSSCMSLVHRFYDVWDGSVTVGGHDVRDVTQDSLGEQVAMVLQEPFLFTGTVIENIRYNKESATREQVIEAAKAVGAHDFIMSLADGYDTRLEQRGGNLSLGQRQLISFARALVADAKILVLDEATANIDSYTEMLIQRALKRLLEGRTGLVIAHRLATIRGADRIIVLQNGELLESGNHDQLMEKQGLYSRLYTMNYLSFDDLPENAEDNAGAAVGKAT; encoded by the coding sequence ATGACCGAGGCCACACTCAATACCGAAGACGACAGCGAAGACCGCAACCGCCGTCCGCCCCGTGCCGTGGTCGGCTCCAGCCTCGACCGCGAGGAAGAGGTGTTCGGCAAGGCGTACGACCCCAAGATCGTGCGCCGCATCTGGGCCTTCGTGAAGCCGTATCGCAACCAGATCTACCTGTCGGTGGCGGCGGTGCTGGTGTTCACGCTTACCTCGCTCGCCTTCCCGCTGGTGATCCGCTACGCCATCGACAATGGCATGGCGCAGGGCGGCGGCGGCCGCGTGGTGCTGCTCTGGTGCATCGCCGGGTTTGCCGGGCTGATCCTCATCAACTTCGTCGCCTCCTGGATCCAGGAGACGGTGGTGGGCAAGGCCGCCGAGAACGTGCTGTTCGACATGCGGCGCGCCATGTTCGCCCACCTGCAGCACGTATCGCTCAGCTGGATGGACAAGACCGAAGTCGGCCGGCTGATGTCGCGCCTGATGGGCGATGTGAACTCCATGCAGGAGTTCCTTGAAACCTCGGTGCTTTCGGTCGGCGATATCGTGCTGCTGTTCGGCATCGTCGGGGTGCTGCTGTGGCTCGATCCGATGCTCGGGCTGATCACCATGGCGACCATGCCGATCCTGTTCATCGTGCGCCTGTTCTGGCTGCCCCCGGCCAAGGTCAGCTTCATGGCGGCGCACCACACCAATTCGTCGGCCAACGGGGCGCTGGCCGAAGGCATCAACGGCGTGCGCACGGTGCAGAGCCTCGATCGTCAGCAGGTCAATTTCGACCTCTACGAGGAAAAGGCCCGGGCCAATCTCAAGGCGCACCTGCGCGCCGCCAAGTTCGCCCAGGTGATGGTGCCGATCGTCGATACGCTCACCGGCATTTCCATGGCCTCTGTGATCGTGGTCGGCGGCCAGATGGTGCTGGGCCGCGAGCTCGATGTCGGCGTCATGGTGGCGTTCCTGTTCTACATCCAGCGCTTCTTCGATCCGATCCGTTCGCTGACCATGCAGTACTCGGTGTTCCAGCGCGCCATGTCGTCGGGCACCCGCATCGTCGAAGTGCTCGATGTGCCGGTCAATATCGAGGACAAGCCCGATGCCTTCCCGTTGACTGCGGGGATGGATGGCTCGGTCGAGTTCAAGGATGTCACCTTCGGCTACCGCAAGGGGCTGCCGGTGCTGAAGAATGTGAGCTTCCGGGTCAATCCGGGCGAGACCGTCGCCATTGTCGGCCCCACCGGCTCGGGCAAATCGAGCTGCATGTCGCTGGTGCACCGCTTCTACGACGTGTGGGACGGTTCGGTGACCGTGGGGGGGCACGACGTGCGCGACGTTACCCAGGATTCCCTGGGCGAGCAGGTGGCCATGGTGCTGCAGGAGCCGTTCCTGTTCACCGGCACGGTGATCGAGAACATCCGCTACAACAAGGAGAGCGCCACCCGCGAGCAGGTGATCGAGGCGGCCAAGGCGGTGGGCGCGCATGATTTCATCATGTCGCTGGCCGATGGCTACGACACGCGGCTCGAGCAGCGCGGCGGCAACCTGTCGCTCGGGCAGCGCCAGCTGATCAGCTTCGCCCGGGCGCTGGTGGCCGATGCCAAGATCCTCGTCCTCGACGAGGCGACGGCGAACATCGACAGCTATACCGAAATGCTGATCCAGCGGGCGCTGAAGCGGCTGCTCGAAGGCCGTACCGGCCTCGTCATCGCGCACCGCCTCGCCACCATCCGCGGCGCCGACCGCATCATCGTCCTGCAGAACGGCGAGCTGCTGGAGTCGGGCAACCACGACCAGCTGATGGAAAAGCAGGGGCTCTATTCCAGGCTCTACACCATGAACTACTTGAGCTTCGACGACCTGCCGGAGAACGCCGAGGACAATGCCGGCGCGGCAGTGGGCAAGGCGACCTAG
- a CDS encoding MBL fold metallo-hydrolase, whose translation MLSWQVGRVKITRIVEMDLPVPSGVIAEATPEALRQLPWLYPHFVSADDSTLNLSVHALLVEAPGIRLVVDTCVGNDRPREFTGGEALSTPFLAQLGEAGWTRDSVDAVVCTHLDVDHIGWNTMLEAGRWVPTFPRARYLIGRAEYEFWKGIDEAEQVAAMADSIRPIFTAGLVQLVEQDHVLSPEIRLTPSNGHTPGHVSVLIASEGQRAVITGDMIHHPCQMAHPDWTLADIDPALARGTRWRLFEQWADEPILVIGTHFAAPTAGHIVRDGEAFRFVV comes from the coding sequence GTGCTGAGCTGGCAGGTGGGCCGGGTGAAGATCACCCGCATCGTCGAAATGGACCTGCCGGTGCCATCAGGCGTCATCGCCGAGGCAACGCCCGAGGCGCTTCGCCAATTGCCCTGGCTCTACCCGCATTTCGTCAGCGCTGACGACAGTACCCTCAACCTCTCCGTGCATGCGCTGCTGGTCGAGGCGCCGGGGATACGGCTGGTGGTCGATACCTGCGTGGGCAATGATCGGCCGCGCGAGTTCACCGGCGGCGAAGCGCTCTCAACGCCGTTCCTCGCTCAACTGGGCGAAGCCGGATGGACCCGGGACAGCGTCGACGCCGTGGTCTGCACCCATCTCGACGTCGACCATATCGGCTGGAACACCATGCTCGAGGCCGGCCGCTGGGTGCCGACCTTCCCGAGGGCGCGCTACCTGATCGGACGGGCCGAGTACGAGTTCTGGAAAGGCATCGACGAGGCCGAGCAGGTGGCGGCAATGGCCGACAGCATCAGGCCGATCTTCACCGCCGGCCTCGTGCAGCTGGTCGAGCAGGACCATGTGCTGTCGCCCGAGATTCGGCTCACGCCGTCGAACGGCCACACGCCCGGCCATGTCAGTGTGCTGATCGCCTCGGAAGGCCAGCGCGCGGTGATCACCGGCGACATGATCCACCATCCCTGCCAGATGGCGCATCCCGACTGGACCCTCGCCGATATCGACCCGGCGCTGGCCCGCGGCACCCGCTGGCGCCTGTTCGAGCAATGGGCCGACGAGCCGATCCTCGTCATCGGCACCCATTTCGCCGCCCCCACTGCCGGCCACATCGTTCGCGACGGTGAGGCTTTCCGGTTCGTCGTCTGA
- a CDS encoding Gfo/Idh/MocA family protein produces the protein MSRVYTVAVVGGGIGKSHIVEGYETNKDRFKVIAICDLDPVRRNALADEFGIERRVENFDDLLKMDDLDIIDICTPPMVHHPMLVAGLKAGKHVVCEKPLVGSLAEVDEIIALEAQSRGKLMPVFQYRFGNGIEQVKRIIEAGIAGKPYVGTVETLWRRGPDYYTVPWRGKWKTELGGVLMTHAIHPHDIFTYLMGEPKSLFGRVATRVNAIEVEDCISASLEMESGALASFTATLGSADEISRIRLAFEHVTFESDHEAYNPGKLPWKILPRNDETKAKIDALLADWQDVPSRFETQMRRFWDALEGLAPMPVTTRDSRRALEIVTAFYHSSETHQEVSFPVTSAHPKYRSWLPEGFR, from the coding sequence ATGAGCAGGGTTTACACAGTCGCTGTAGTGGGCGGCGGCATCGGCAAGAGCCACATCGTCGAGGGCTACGAGACCAACAAGGACCGCTTCAAGGTCATCGCCATCTGCGATCTCGACCCCGTGCGGCGCAACGCGCTCGCCGACGAGTTCGGCATCGAACGGCGGGTCGAGAACTTTGACGACCTGCTGAAGATGGACGATCTCGACATCATCGATATCTGCACCCCGCCCATGGTGCACCATCCGATGCTGGTCGCGGGGCTCAAGGCCGGCAAGCACGTGGTCTGCGAGAAGCCGCTGGTCGGCTCGCTCGCCGAAGTCGACGAGATCATCGCGCTCGAAGCGCAGAGCCGCGGCAAGCTGATGCCGGTGTTCCAGTATCGCTTCGGCAACGGCATCGAGCAGGTCAAGCGCATCATCGAGGCGGGGATCGCCGGCAAGCCGTATGTCGGCACCGTCGAGACGCTGTGGCGGCGCGGGCCGGATTATTACACCGTGCCCTGGCGCGGCAAGTGGAAGACCGAACTCGGTGGCGTGTTGATGACCCATGCGATCCACCCGCACGATATCTTCACCTACCTGATGGGCGAGCCGAAAAGCCTGTTCGGCCGGGTGGCGACGCGGGTGAACGCCATCGAGGTGGAAGACTGCATCTCGGCTTCGCTGGAGATGGAGAGTGGCGCGCTCGCCAGCTTCACCGCCACGCTCGGCTCGGCCGATGAAATCAGCCGCATCCGGCTGGCCTTCGAGCACGTCACTTTCGAGAGTGACCACGAGGCCTATAACCCCGGCAAGCTGCCCTGGAAGATCCTGCCGCGCAACGACGAGACCAAGGCGAAGATCGATGCGCTGCTTGCCGATTGGCAGGACGTGCCGTCGCGCTTCGAGACGCAGATGCGCCGCTTCTGGGATGCGCTCGAGGGCCTGGCGCCGATGCCGGTGACCACCAGGGACTCGCGCCGCGCGCTGGAAATCGTCACCGCCTTCTACCATTCGTCGGAAACGCACCAGGAGGTCAGCTTCCCGGTGACTTCGGCCCACCCGAAATACCGCAGCTGGCTGCCGGAGGGGTTTCGATGA
- a CDS encoding ABC transporter ATP-binding protein, with product MSTSVVLQQVEKRYGDVEVIHGIDLTIDPGEFTVFVGPSGCGKSTLLRMIAGLEPISGGSLLIDGERMNEVPAARRGIAMVFQSYALYPHMSVYQNLAFGLETARVPKPEIQQRVQKAAEILRIEPLLKRKPKQLSGGQRQRVAIGRAIVREPRIFLFDEPLSNLDAELRVQMRVEIAKLHNDLGNTMIYVTHDQVEAMTMADKIVVLQAGIIEQVGAPLELYNHPRNRFVAGFIGSPKMNFLDAKVESADGAGAKLRAGGSEIVVNRQVGAGDAVTFGVRPEHIGINEGTGVELAKVKVDLVEQLGGQTMVYTTTADGQPLTIAVDGQRPLELGSTLTAYVDPARYHVFAQDGRAI from the coding sequence ATGTCCACCAGCGTTGTCCTGCAGCAGGTCGAGAAGCGTTATGGCGACGTGGAGGTGATCCACGGGATCGACCTCACCATCGATCCCGGTGAGTTCACGGTGTTCGTCGGGCCCTCGGGTTGCGGCAAATCCACCCTGCTGCGGATGATCGCCGGGCTCGAGCCTATCTCCGGCGGCAGCCTGTTGATCGATGGCGAGCGCATGAACGAGGTGCCGGCGGCGCGGCGCGGCATCGCCATGGTGTTCCAGAGCTACGCCCTTTATCCGCACATGAGCGTCTACCAGAACCTTGCCTTCGGGCTCGAGACGGCACGGGTGCCCAAGCCCGAAATCCAGCAGCGGGTGCAGAAGGCAGCGGAGATCCTGCGCATCGAGCCGCTGCTCAAACGCAAGCCCAAGCAGCTCTCGGGCGGCCAGCGCCAGCGCGTCGCCATCGGCCGGGCGATCGTGCGCGAGCCGCGCATCTTCCTGTTCGACGAGCCGCTCAGCAACCTCGATGCGGAGCTGCGCGTGCAGATGCGGGTGGAGATCGCCAAACTCCACAACGACCTCGGCAACACCATGATCTACGTCACGCACGACCAGGTCGAGGCGATGACCATGGCCGACAAGATCGTGGTGCTGCAGGCCGGCATCATCGAACAGGTCGGCGCCCCGCTCGAGCTCTACAACCACCCGCGCAACCGCTTCGTCGCCGGCTTCATCGGCTCGCCGAAGATGAACTTCCTCGACGCCAAGGTGGAAAGCGCCGATGGCGCGGGGGCAAAACTCCGGGCCGGCGGCAGCGAAATCGTGGTCAACCGCCAGGTCGGCGCCGGCGATGCCGTGACCTTCGGGGTCCGGCCCGAGCATATCGGCATCAACGAGGGCACCGGCGTCGAGCTCGCCAAGGTGAAGGTCGACCTGGTCGAGCAGCTTGGCGGCCAGACCATGGTCTACACCACCACGGCGGACGGCCAGCCGCTGACAATAGCGGTCGATGGACAGCGGCCGCTGGAGCTGGGCTCGACACTGACGGCCTATGTCGATCCGGCGCGGTATCACGTGTTTGCGCAGGATGGGCGGGCGATTTAG
- a CDS encoding FecR family protein, with the protein MNWLVRILATTLIVLTASAAALAAPAGSAVGVDPAAEINSTDGPRTLVVGADVFLGDLIRTSTGGSAQILFADGTRLVVGPGSSLRIEDYLLRADGSAGKMVIGALAGTFRFASGNAPKDRYSIKTPSGTIGIRGTAFDLVVDGPKSTRVLMYSGSTQLCTRTGECAVISDTCEMGEMTRHTATSLGLSTTLDSAARKQLRKVFVYGAAQQRLESPFRMKQARNCLTSALGLSRTRAAHPERATEERPAPVSTGGGVPTTGGSPPTTEPPPPPPPPPPSSGGECAGHSNPNPGNSQNCSH; encoded by the coding sequence ATGAACTGGCTGGTCAGAATCCTGGCAACGACATTGATTGTGCTCACCGCGTCGGCGGCTGCCCTGGCGGCGCCGGCCGGGTCGGCTGTGGGCGTCGACCCGGCGGCGGAGATCAATTCGACCGACGGGCCGCGCACGCTTGTGGTGGGCGCCGACGTCTTTCTGGGCGATCTGATCCGCACCAGTACGGGCGGCTCGGCGCAGATTCTGTTTGCGGATGGCACCAGGCTGGTGGTCGGGCCCGGATCCAGCCTCAGGATCGAGGATTACCTGCTGCGCGCCGACGGCTCGGCGGGCAAGATGGTGATCGGGGCGCTGGCCGGCACGTTCCGCTTCGCCTCGGGCAACGCGCCCAAGGATCGCTACAGCATCAAGACGCCGAGCGGCACCATCGGTATCCGCGGCACCGCCTTCGACCTGGTGGTCGACGGCCCGAAATCGACGCGGGTGCTGATGTATTCGGGCAGCACGCAACTGTGCACCCGCACCGGCGAATGTGCAGTGATCTCCGACACCTGCGAGATGGGGGAGATGACCCGCCACACGGCGACTTCTCTGGGGCTCAGCACCACCCTGGACAGCGCCGCCCGCAAGCAGCTGCGCAAGGTGTTCGTCTATGGCGCCGCGCAGCAGCGACTCGAGTCTCCATTCCGCATGAAGCAGGCAAGGAACTGCCTCACTTCCGCGCTGGGGCTTTCGCGCACCCGTGCCGCCCACCCGGAACGCGCTACCGAGGAGCGGCCGGCGCCGGTGTCCACCGGAGGGGGAGTGCCAACTACCGGCGGGTCGCCGCCAACTACGGAACCGCCACCGCCCCCGCCGCCGCCGCCGCCGAGCAGCGGGGGAGAGTGCGCCGGCCATAGCAACCCCAACCCCGGCAATTCGCAGAACTGCAGCCACTAG